Proteins found in one Candidatus Poribacteria bacterium genomic segment:
- a CDS encoding SDR family NAD(P)-dependent oxidoreductase, giving the protein MTKQNRNVLITGGTGILGSAVTKAYLAQGDTVAVTYLFEEEVERFKQYNPDLNEDVTFLFANVTEETEVQKTIEAFVSKFGSLDVLVNIVGGFVGGIPTAELEEDRWDFMMNLNLKSVFLCCKTVIPHMTAQSYGKIINVSARAGLKGEAGLSAYCVSKGGVRTLTESLAAEVMDSGVNVNAIMPSVMDTPANRESMPDEEHDRWVAPADVAKVICFLTSDDATIINGAAIPVYGRA; this is encoded by the coding sequence ATGACAAAACAGAACCGAAACGTCCTCATCACCGGCGGCACCGGTATATTAGGGAGTGCTGTTACTAAAGCCTACCTTGCCCAAGGCGATACTGTCGCAGTGACCTATCTGTTTGAAGAAGAGGTCGAACGCTTCAAACAATATAACCCTGACCTCAACGAAGATGTCACCTTCCTCTTTGCGAACGTTACCGAGGAAACCGAAGTTCAGAAGACCATTGAAGCATTCGTATCCAAGTTTGGATCATTGGATGTCTTGGTAAATATCGTAGGTGGATTTGTCGGGGGGATACCAACGGCAGAACTTGAAGAGGACAGATGGGATTTCATGATGAATCTCAACCTCAAATCGGTTTTCCTCTGCTGCAAGACCGTTATTCCGCACATGACAGCACAAAGTTATGGGAAGATCATCAACGTCTCCGCACGCGCAGGCTTAAAAGGCGAGGCGGGTTTGAGTGCCTATTGTGTTTCCAAGGGCGGTGTCCGCACCTTGACCGAGTCGCTGGCTGCTGAGGTAATGGATTCGGGTGTGAACGTTAATGCCATTATGCCGAGCGTTATGGACACCCCTGCTAACCGGGAATCCATGCCCGACGAAGAACACGATCGGTGGGTAGCCCCCGCCGATGTCGCCAAAGTGATCTGCTTCCTCACTTCCGACGATGCTACTATCATCAACGGTGCTGCGATCCCCGTTTACGGCAGAGCCTAA